A DNA window from Methanophagales archaeon contains the following coding sequences:
- a CDS encoding acetylxylan esterase: protein MKRLFAAVFAIASVTITVILLSGCVTRQAQDWAVTSEGLLKYPKCTPVYQLTTLEAADNYTLYKVTFTSRGTEISGLMRMPVTSDRKLVPGVVLLPGATVTKEGEQRLAKYLCGLGYASIAIDQRNLGVVDIQGDLQMFLNGEEPREHKMVHDALAAAAVLRAQPGIDAERIVYAGESNGARFAIIACALDPEARGVIAISTCGYGIDAAIASGRLNDPEEIRFYRSIDPETYLDKIPPRKFVMIHSLNDTVIHYENALRTYAKADKPKELHTVGTATHGYCKEMDAFIKTELEKMLR, encoded by the coding sequence ATGAAACGATTGTTTGCGGCGGTATTCGCTATTGCATCAGTTACAATCACAGTGATACTTCTTTCGGGCTGTGTTACCAGGCAGGCGCAGGATTGGGCGGTTACCAGCGAAGGGCTGTTGAAATACCCGAAATGTACACCGGTATATCAATTGACGACGCTCGAAGCTGCTGACAATTACACGCTTTATAAGGTCACGTTTACAAGCAGAGGCACGGAAATATCAGGACTTATGCGAATGCCCGTAACGTCAGATAGAAAACTCGTCCCGGGGGTCGTGCTGCTTCCTGGAGCAACAGTGACAAAAGAAGGCGAGCAGAGGCTTGCGAAATATTTGTGTGGTCTCGGGTATGCAAGTATCGCAATAGACCAGCGGAATTTAGGTGTTGTGGATATACAGGGCGATTTACAGATGTTTTTGAATGGCGAAGAGCCGAGAGAGCACAAGATGGTGCACGATGCTCTTGCTGCTGCCGCGGTCTTACGTGCTCAGCCCGGGATAGATGCAGAGCGCATTGTATATGCGGGCGAGAGTAACGGTGCACGGTTTGCCATCATTGCATGCGCACTTGACCCAGAAGCACGAGGTGTGATTGCAATCAGCACGTGTGGATATGGAATAGATGCTGCAATTGCTTCCGGGCGACTGAACGACCCGGAGGAAATTCGATTCTACCGATCTATTGACCCTGAGACGTATCTTGATAAGATTCCACCGAGGAAGTTCGTAATGATTCATTCACTGAACGATACGGTCATTCATTATGAGAACGCACTGCGGACATACGCAAAGGCGGACAAGCCGAAGGAACTGCATACCGTTGGGACTGCTACGCATGGGTATTGTAAGGAAATGGATGCGTTCATCAAAACGGAACTCGAAAAGATGCTTCGATAG
- a CDS encoding ATP-binding protein: protein MVERVGDIDREILLRYVIAKLREAPRLAQNYTRIDGSPTKYRRAYFRIKKYIDDFLLGNIENRFVVMPGLRGVGKTTILFQIYEYLRDDKKIEQDRILYLSTDELKVYLGARITEVIDVFIDEVHQTSPVNLDKELFILIDEAHYDKEWSQTGKILYDQSKKVFLVFTGSSALSLEMSVDAARRTKKETVFPMNFSEYLILKYDLFPPGGMAESLRELIFRGDEASIQHASRNENELRKKMLRISKPIKKEWEDFLSCRGFPFGLGIDPIDVYERIFSMIDRVIEKDVFSAQSFSTKTRETISRVLTFLALQKPGGTSDSKLADKLKTSPTLIRSILDVLEKTHLIFSIKPYGGAGKIIRKPWKYYFLSPSINAAIRFKLGTYDTKDREMLGVLAENLVASYFFRMKETVNMPPGIFYDAEKEGVDFLLQDATGENIIPIEVGLGKKGKSQIGKAIKTYRSRYGIVISNTTEKIMIKEDIIYLPIITFSFV, encoded by the coding sequence ATGGTGGAAAGAGTGGGAGATATTGATAGAGAGATCCTGCTTAGATATGTCATTGCAAAGTTAAGAGAAGCACCGAGATTAGCACAAAATTATACCAGGATAGATGGCAGCCCTACCAAATACAGAAGAGCTTATTTTAGAATTAAAAAGTACATTGACGATTTTTTGCTTGGAAATATCGAGAATAGATTTGTGGTTATGCCCGGTCTAAGGGGTGTGGGGAAGACAACCATCCTTTTTCAGATATACGAATATTTAAGGGACGATAAAAAGATAGAGCAGGATAGGATTCTTTATCTCTCTACTGATGAACTGAAGGTATATCTGGGAGCCAGGATAACTGAGGTAATTGATGTTTTTATTGATGAAGTACATCAAACCTCTCCTGTAAATCTGGATAAAGAATTGTTTATCCTGATAGACGAGGCACATTATGATAAAGAATGGTCACAAACAGGTAAGATATTATATGATCAGAGCAAAAAGGTCTTCTTAGTATTTACCGGTTCTTCTGCATTGAGTTTAGAGATGAGTGTGGATGCTGCACGAAGAACAAAGAAAGAAACAGTTTTTCCGATGAATTTCTCAGAATATCTCATCTTAAAATATGATCTTTTTCCACCGGGAGGCATGGCTGAAAGTTTGAGAGAATTGATTTTCAGAGGGGACGAAGCATCTATACAACATGCATCCAGAAACGAGAATGAACTGAGGAAAAAAATGTTGAGAATATCTAAGCCAATTAAAAAAGAGTGGGAGGATTTTCTGTCTTGCAGAGGATTTCCCTTTGGATTGGGTATAGACCCGATAGACGTGTATGAAAGAATATTCAGCATGATTGACAGGGTGATAGAAAAAGATGTCTTTTCCGCACAATCTTTCAGTACAAAAACAAGAGAGACTATTTCAAGAGTTCTTACCTTTTTAGCACTGCAAAAACCAGGTGGAACCTCTGATTCAAAGCTTGCAGATAAATTGAAAACATCACCGACTTTGATAAGGAGTATATTGGATGTTCTGGAGAAGACACATTTAATTTTTAGCATAAAGCCTTATGGTGGTGCCGGGAAGATCATAAGAAAACCTTGGAAATACTATTTTTTATCTCCTTCAATAAATGCTGCTATAAGGTTCAAACTCGGCACATATGACACAAAGGACCGTGAGATGCTGGGGGTGTTAGCAGAAAACCTCGTTGCCTCGTACTTTTTCAGGATGAAGGAGACGGTAAATATGCCCCCGGGAATATTTTATGACGCAGAAAAGGAGGGGGTTGATTTCTTACTTCAAGATGCAACAGGAGAAAATATAATACCCATTGAAGTCGGTCTTGGAAAGAAGGGTAAAAGTCAGATTGGAAAAGCTATTAAAACATACAGATCCAGATATGGAATTGTGATATCAAACACAACAGAAAAGATAATGATAAAAGAAGATATAATTTATCTTCCCATAATAACATTTTCATTCGTTTAA